A single Comamonas sp. NLF-1-9 DNA region contains:
- a CDS encoding ATP-binding protein — MTDRTPSEPWPAWQQAPHELAPGSGPKALAASLAWLEALCEELALPAQLGFVVGLCADEALANVTANARTPGGAPAQVWLAFGRLGGGVGLLVADDGAPFDPTRQASPGLAASLEEAVPGGHGLRLMRHYTRAMHYRRAAQRNELLLVFALAT, encoded by the coding sequence ATGACGGACCGCACCCCTTCCGAGCCCTGGCCGGCCTGGCAGCAGGCCCCGCACGAGCTGGCCCCGGGCAGCGGCCCGAAGGCGCTGGCCGCGTCGCTCGCCTGGCTGGAGGCATTGTGTGAAGAACTGGCCTTGCCGGCGCAACTGGGCTTTGTCGTCGGCCTGTGCGCGGACGAGGCGCTGGCCAACGTCACCGCCAATGCGCGCACGCCGGGCGGCGCACCGGCGCAGGTATGGCTGGCGTTTGGCCGGCTTGGCGGCGGAGTCGGCCTGCTGGTAGCCGATGACGGAGCGCCCTTTGACCCCACGCGCCAGGCAAGCCCCGGGCTTGCCGCGTCGCTTGAAGAGGCGGTGCCCGGCGGGCACGGCCTGCGCCTGATGCGCCACTACACCCGCGCCATGCACTACCGGCGCGCGGCGCAGCGCAACGAGTTGCTGCTGGTGTTTGCGCTTGCGACCTAG
- the mfd gene encoding transcription-repair coupling factor — MQLPKLIPGKRHALPRPPGSSDALLLARLAQGVCAEGRLTAIVCADAADARRLIDEIGFFAPELRCALFPDWETLPYDNFSPHQDLISERLSTLWRINQGELDVVLVPATTALYRLAPPSFLAGYTFHFKTGQKLNEARLRAQLTLAGYQHVAQVVGHGEYAVRGGLIDLYPMGAAQPLRVDLFDDEIDSIRTFDPDTQRSLYPVPEVRLLPGREFPMDEEARTRFRNRWRELLEGDPTKSRIYKDMGAGLATAGIEYYLPLFFEATATVFDYVGDGATLVLHGDLEETFQRFWQDTRERYRLLAGDPEHPALPPEALFLTAEQFYGQAKAHAQLALRPAASLPRPSGERAGERGAAGQTAPEPAPTPALPQRGREEIPSARLPQGVREEMPFAPLPDLTAVRGAEDPIAKLHAHIAGTAHRVLLLAESDGRRESLLDFLRASHLNPPAFDSLEEFLGASGERVGIATSMLAAGFAWQGEGIDFVTETELFAATGGARRRRRQEQTSDLESMIKDLAELQIGDPVVHAQHGIGRYRGLINMDMGQKNPDGTPALQEFLHLEYADKAVLYVPVSQLQQISRYSGIAEGDAPLHKLGGHQWEKARKKAAEQVRDTAAELLNIYARRAAREGFAFRFSPQDYEAFVADFGFEETADQNAAIHAVIQDMISPRPMDRLVCGDVGFGKTEVALRAAFIAVTGGKQVALLAPTTLLAEQHYQTLVDRFARWPVKVAQVSRFASGKETTAALKGLDEGTVDIVVGTHKLLSASTRFKNLGLLIIDEEHRFGVRHKEAMKAMRAEVDVLTLTATPIPRTMGMALEGLRDLSVIATAPQRRLAIKTFLREENQGVIREAVLRELKRGGQVYFLHNEVETIEERRARLQEVLPEARIAVAHGQMPERQLEHVMRDFVAQRSNVLLCSTIIETGIDVPTANTILISRADKFGLAQLHQLRGRVGRSHHQAYAYLMVPDLKGLKGHAAQRLEAIQQMEDLGSGFYLAMHDLEIRGAGEVLGENQSGNMIEVGFQLYNEMLAEAVRSLKAGKEPDLLAPMQATTDINLHAPALLPSTYCADVQTRLSLYKKLATARSTQQIDTLLEEIVDRFGKLPAQTQTLIDTHRLRVLCEPYGITKVDAAPGVIHISFVPEPPVDPMAIIRLVQKNRDIKLAGNEKLRIERPLPEPGQRAQLVRDLLRSLGEPQREVLAA; from the coding sequence ATGCAATTACCCAAGCTCATCCCCGGCAAGCGCCATGCGCTGCCACGCCCGCCCGGCTCCAGCGACGCGCTCTTGCTCGCGCGGCTGGCACAAGGCGTGTGCGCCGAGGGGCGACTCACCGCCATCGTCTGCGCCGACGCGGCCGACGCGCGCCGGCTGATCGACGAGATCGGCTTCTTCGCGCCCGAGCTGCGCTGCGCCCTCTTCCCCGACTGGGAAACCCTGCCCTACGACAACTTCTCGCCCCACCAGGACTTGATCAGCGAGCGCCTGTCCACGCTGTGGCGCATCAACCAGGGCGAACTGGACGTGGTGCTGGTGCCCGCCACCACCGCGCTGTACCGGTTGGCGCCGCCGTCCTTCCTCGCGGGCTATACCTTTCATTTCAAGACCGGGCAGAAGTTGAACGAGGCCCGCCTGCGCGCCCAGCTCACGCTCGCCGGCTACCAGCACGTCGCCCAGGTCGTGGGCCACGGCGAATACGCGGTGCGTGGCGGCCTGATCGACCTCTACCCCATGGGCGCGGCCCAGCCGCTGCGCGTGGATTTGTTCGACGACGAGATCGACTCCATCCGCACCTTCGACCCCGACACCCAGCGCAGCCTCTACCCCGTGCCTGAGGTGCGCCTGCTGCCGGGGCGCGAGTTCCCCATGGACGAGGAGGCGCGCACGCGCTTCAGAAACCGCTGGCGCGAGCTGCTCGAGGGCGACCCGACCAAGAGCCGCATCTACAAGGACATGGGCGCGGGCCTGGCCACCGCCGGCATCGAGTACTACCTGCCCTTGTTCTTTGAAGCCACCGCAACGGTTTTCGACTATGTGGGCGACGGCGCCACGCTGGTGCTGCATGGCGACCTGGAAGAGACGTTTCAGCGCTTCTGGCAAGACACGCGCGAGCGCTACCGCCTGCTGGCAGGCGACCCCGAGCACCCCGCCCTGCCGCCCGAGGCCTTGTTCCTCACCGCCGAGCAGTTCTACGGCCAGGCCAAGGCGCATGCACAACTGGCGCTGAGACCGGCGGCTTCGCTCCCTCGCCCCTCTGGGGAGAGGGCTGGGGAGAGGGGCGCAGCAGGACAAACCGCGCCTGAACCGGCCCCCACCCCTGCCCTCCCCCAGCGGGGGAGGGAGGAAATACCTTCCGCACGGCTGCCCCAAGGGGTGAGGGAGGAAATGCCTTTCGCGCCGCTGCCCGACCTCACCGCAGTGCGCGGCGCAGAAGACCCGATCGCCAAGCTGCACGCGCACATCGCCGGTACGGCGCACCGCGTGCTGCTGCTGGCCGAGAGCGACGGCCGGCGCGAGAGCCTGCTCGACTTCCTGCGCGCCAGCCACCTGAATCCGCCGGCCTTCGATTCGCTGGAGGAATTCCTCGGCGCCAGCGGCGAGCGCGTGGGCATTGCCACCTCCATGCTGGCCGCGGGCTTTGCCTGGCAGGGCGAAGGCATCGACTTCGTCACCGAAACCGAGCTGTTTGCCGCCACCGGCGGCGCGCGCCGGCGCAGGAGGCAGGAGCAGACCAGCGACCTGGAGTCCATGATCAAGGACCTCGCTGAGCTGCAAATCGGCGACCCCGTGGTGCATGCCCAGCACGGCATCGGCCGCTACCGAGGCCTCATCAACATGGACATGGGGCAGAAGAACCCCGACGGCACGCCCGCGCTGCAGGAGTTCCTGCACCTGGAATACGCCGACAAGGCGGTGCTCTACGTGCCGGTAAGCCAGTTGCAGCAGATCAGCCGCTACAGCGGCATTGCCGAGGGTGATGCGCCGCTGCACAAGCTCGGCGGCCACCAGTGGGAAAAAGCGCGCAAGAAAGCCGCCGAACAGGTGCGCGACACCGCTGCCGAACTGCTCAACATCTACGCGCGGCGTGCGGCGCGCGAGGGCTTTGCCTTTCGCTTCTCGCCACAGGACTACGAAGCTTTCGTCGCCGACTTCGGCTTCGAGGAAACCGCCGACCAGAACGCCGCGATCCACGCCGTCATCCAGGACATGATCAGCCCGCGCCCCATGGATCGCCTGGTCTGCGGCGACGTGGGTTTCGGCAAGACCGAGGTCGCCTTGCGCGCCGCCTTCATCGCCGTGACCGGCGGCAAACAAGTGGCGCTGCTCGCCCCGACCACGCTGCTCGCCGAGCAGCATTACCAGACACTGGTCGATCGCTTCGCGCGCTGGCCGGTCAAAGTGGCGCAGGTCAGCCGCTTTGCCTCGGGCAAGGAAACCACGGCCGCGCTCAAGGGCCTGGACGAGGGCACGGTAGACATCGTCGTCGGCACGCACAAGCTGCTCTCGGCGTCGACCAGATTCAAGAACCTGGGGCTCTTGATCATCGACGAGGAACACCGCTTCGGCGTACGCCACAAGGAAGCGATGAAAGCCATGCGTGCCGAGGTCGACGTGCTCACGCTCACCGCCACGCCGATTCCGCGCACCATGGGCATGGCGCTCGAAGGTCTGCGCGACCTCTCGGTCATCGCCACCGCGCCGCAACGGCGCCTGGCGATCAAGACCTTTTTGCGCGAAGAAAACCAGGGCGTGATCCGCGAGGCGGTGCTGCGCGAATTGAAGCGCGGCGGGCAGGTCTACTTTCTGCACAACGAGGTAGAGACCATTGAGGAGCGCCGCGCGCGCTTGCAAGAGGTGCTGCCCGAGGCGCGCATCGCCGTGGCCCACGGCCAGATGCCAGAGCGCCAGCTCGAACACGTGATGCGCGACTTCGTCGCCCAGCGCAGCAACGTGCTGCTGTGCTCGACCATCATCGAAACCGGCATCGACGTGCCCACGGCCAACACCATATTGATCAGCCGCGCCGACAAGTTCGGCCTGGCGCAACTGCACCAGTTGCGCGGCCGCGTGGGGCGCAGCCACCACCAGGCCTATGCCTATCTGATGGTGCCCGACCTCAAGGGACTCAAGGGCCACGCGGCCCAGCGCCTGGAAGCCATCCAGCAGATGGAGGACTTGGGCAGCGGTTTCTACCTGGCGATGCACGACCTGGAAATCCGCGGCGCGGGCGAGGTGCTGGGCGAGAACCAGTCGGGCAACATGATCGAGGTCGGCTTTCAGCTCTACAACGAAATGCTGGCCGAGGCGGTGCGCAGCCTCAAAGCCGGCAAAGAGCCCGACCTGCTCGCGCCCATGCAGGCGACGACCGACATCAACCTGCACGCTCCGGCACTGCTGCCCAGCACCTACTGCGCCGACGTGCAAACCCGCTTGTCGCTGTACAAAAAGCTCGCCACCGCGCGCAGCACGCAGCAGATCGACACCCTGCTGGAAGAAATCGTCGACCGCTTTGGCAAGCTGCCGGCGCAAACCCAGACCCTGATCGACACGCACCGCCTGCGCGTGCTGTGTGAGCCCTACGGCATCACCAAAGTGGACGCGGCGCCCGGCGTGATCCACATCAGCTTCGTGCCCGAGCCGCCGGTAGACCCCATGGCCATCATCCGGCTGGTGCAAAAGAACCGTGACATCAAGCTCGCGGGCAACGAGAAGCTGCGCATCGAGCGCCCCCTGCCCGAGCCCGGTCAGCGCGCGCAACTGGTGCGCGACCTGCTGCGCAGCCTGGGCGAGCCGCAGCGCGAAGTGCTCGCCGCCTGA
- the ccmI gene encoding c-type cytochrome biogenesis protein CcmI — MLAFVALAAAMVLTALLAVLFPLLRRSQRPLQRGEDLAVLADGLRELDAQLAAGDVGAAEHERARLELQRQALHAGQAAQARARSSQQANWAVALATAVVLPLLAIGVYLTVGQPGAIHPSAPAARSASTGAAPHVQDDAAVAALQARLARDGGDAEGWVLLARSYYQMGRIDDALSAYGKATQLSSDNADLWVEYANTLAIAQQRDLSGEPTRMVQRALEIDPNNFNALAFAGLAAFQQNDRTAALAHWQKLKALLPADTEDARRIDSLIARARGQAPAAPLAASAQAAKQTGDATIRGTVTLDERLRSQVAAADTLFIFARASDGPPMPLAAVRTRASGWPVSFTLDDSSAMAPEMRLSRFAQVSVVARVSRLGTPAAQPGDIEGRVEQVALGSKEVRIVLDRVVER; from the coding sequence ATGCTCGCTTTTGTGGCCCTGGCCGCCGCCATGGTGCTCACCGCATTGCTTGCGGTGCTCTTTCCCCTGCTGCGCCGCAGCCAGCGTCCGCTGCAGCGCGGCGAGGATCTGGCAGTGCTCGCCGACGGGCTGCGCGAGCTCGATGCGCAGCTGGCCGCGGGCGACGTAGGTGCAGCCGAGCACGAGAGGGCGCGCCTCGAGCTGCAGCGCCAGGCGCTGCATGCGGGCCAGGCTGCGCAGGCGCGGGCCCGCTCGAGCCAGCAGGCCAATTGGGCCGTCGCGCTGGCCACCGCCGTGGTACTTCCACTACTGGCGATTGGCGTCTATTTGACCGTGGGACAGCCGGGCGCAATCCATCCATCCGCACCCGCGGCGCGCAGCGCAAGCACCGGCGCCGCGCCACACGTCCAGGACGACGCCGCAGTGGCTGCGCTCCAGGCGCGCCTGGCACGCGACGGCGGCGATGCCGAGGGCTGGGTGTTGCTCGCGCGCTCCTACTACCAGATGGGCCGCATCGACGACGCGCTGAGCGCCTATGGCAAGGCGACCCAGCTCAGCAGCGACAACGCAGACCTCTGGGTCGAGTACGCCAACACCCTGGCGATCGCGCAGCAGCGCGACCTCTCGGGCGAGCCCACCCGGATGGTGCAGCGGGCGCTCGAGATCGACCCGAACAACTTCAACGCGCTGGCCTTCGCGGGCCTGGCGGCATTTCAGCAGAACGACAGAACGGCAGCGCTCGCGCACTGGCAAAAGCTCAAGGCGCTGCTGCCCGCAGACACCGAAGACGCACGGCGCATCGACAGCCTCATTGCCCGGGCGCGCGGCCAGGCGCCTGCTGCGCCGCTGGCAGCCAGCGCCCAGGCCGCCAAGCAGACCGGCGACGCCACCATCCGCGGCACGGTCACGCTCGATGAGCGTCTGCGCAGCCAGGTAGCGGCGGCCGACACGCTGTTCATCTTCGCGCGCGCAAGCGACGGCCCGCCCATGCCGCTGGCCGCGGTGCGCACGCGCGCCAGTGGCTGGCCGGTCTCGTTCACGCTGGACGACAGCAGTGCCATGGCGCCGGAGATGCGTCTGTCGCGCTTCGCCCAGGTGAGCGTGGTGGCGCGCGTCTCGCGCCTGGGCACGCCAGCAGCGCAGCCGGGCGACATCGAAGGGCGCGTCGAGCAGGTCGCGCTGGGCAGCAAGGAAGTGCGCATCGTGCTCGACCGCGTCGTCGAGCGTTGA
- the haoB gene encoding hydroxylamine oxidation protein HaoB, with amino-acid sequence MTHQRPLVARLAIVGGLALIAAAALLLWRHASAPPIYHYVLGEPLAASDAGALSAYAEAGYTLRRASVQAPQQDTPLATLDIAETSAGPLLVNWQARVDDPFLTLAVAPQDVTALAQVLKRHAAQDATVLAWWDSSRQFKTLAGVDVQFASHLGLPLFVPAHWSGSRASVEAIERAFWSGDDAAAVASERERFRRFAEALVSPEAEGIAALRALAGEGKRLVLVLHWRDVILLGQMFPDKLGVAFQDFGATNDVHGMVRRVHAWLQEHKYTAYGVLQGSGQPLRAIALTDEPSGNTLAARLLPFMGNAQHDVQGATLVYQTGGFSVYEITPSSLANAPVQEARKG; translated from the coding sequence TTGACCCACCAGCGCCCCCTTGTCGCCCGGCTCGCCATCGTCGGCGGTCTGGCGCTGATCGCGGCAGCAGCGCTGCTGCTTTGGCGGCACGCAAGTGCTCCGCCCATCTACCACTACGTGCTCGGCGAGCCCCTGGCCGCGTCCGACGCCGGGGCGCTGTCCGCCTACGCCGAGGCCGGCTACACGCTGCGCCGCGCCAGCGTGCAGGCGCCGCAGCAGGACACGCCACTGGCCACCCTGGACATCGCCGAAACAAGCGCCGGGCCGCTGCTGGTGAACTGGCAGGCGCGCGTCGACGACCCCTTTCTCACCCTCGCGGTAGCGCCGCAAGACGTGACGGCGCTCGCGCAGGTGCTCAAGCGCCACGCTGCGCAGGATGCGACGGTGCTCGCCTGGTGGGACAGCTCGCGCCAGTTCAAGACGCTCGCGGGTGTGGACGTCCAGTTCGCCAGCCACTTGGGCCTGCCGCTCTTCGTGCCGGCGCACTGGAGCGGCAGCCGCGCAAGCGTGGAGGCGATAGAGCGCGCCTTCTGGAGCGGCGACGACGCGGCAGCGGTCGCCAGCGAGCGTGAACGCTTCCGGCGCTTTGCCGAGGCTCTGGTCTCGCCCGAAGCCGAAGGCATCGCGGCGCTGCGCGCCCTGGCCGGCGAGGGCAAGCGTCTGGTGCTCGTGCTGCACTGGCGCGACGTCATCCTGCTTGGCCAGATGTTCCCCGACAAGCTCGGCGTGGCCTTCCAGGATTTCGGCGCGACCAACGACGTGCACGGCATGGTGCGCCGCGTGCATGCCTGGCTGCAGGAACACAAATACACCGCCTACGGCGTGCTGCAAGGCAGCGGCCAACCTCTGCGCGCCATCGCGCTCACCGATGAGCCCTCGGGCAATACCCTGGCCGCCCGGCTGCTGCCCTTCATGGGCAACGCCCAGCACGATGTGCAGGGCGCAACCCTGGTCTATCAGACGGGAGGCTTCTCGGTGTATGAGATCACGCCGTCGAGCCTGGCGAACGCGCCGGTGCAAGAGGCGCGCAAAGGCTGA
- a CDS encoding STAS domain-containing protein — protein sequence MDIVPETTATATIVPLQGQINSANAAEAETRLLALVDGGARKLVLDFAGLNYISSAGLRLVLVLAKRMKQEGGRLVLCAMQPHVREVFEISGFLAILDVQATRQDALAKF from the coding sequence ATGGATATCGTTCCCGAGACCACCGCCACGGCCACCATCGTGCCGCTGCAAGGGCAGATCAACAGCGCCAATGCGGCCGAAGCGGAAACGCGGCTGCTGGCTCTGGTCGATGGCGGTGCGCGCAAGCTGGTGCTGGACTTTGCCGGGCTCAACTACATCTCCAGCGCCGGCCTGCGCCTGGTGCTGGTGCTGGCCAAACGCATGAAGCAGGAGGGCGGGCGCCTGGTGCTGTGCGCGATGCAGCCGCATGTGCGCGAGGTGTTCGAGATCAGCGGCTTCCTGGCCATTCTGGACGTGCAGGCCACGCGCCAGGATGCGCTCGCCAAGTTCTAG
- a CDS encoding multiheme c-type cytochrome — MWSRLLSFVVLAFCLMAAHLPASATIWDSVPDEQLKALELSRDATPKELFDSLSKRYRAELTKGKHAKLWEPIPMDMYLAPTLFYKAPDLDMQVTREQCASCHKDVTHGWVASWEKSVHANLDQIRALPADDVRAYKKDIISEVESNLHSQGLLAQGATLKDVGCADCHMGIGVQAGNHKDLHLPDRTVCGSCHLRQFAEAESERDTLTWPQKQWDKGHPSHTVDYMANVETATWAALQQREVAASCTMCHTNQTKCDNCHTRHEFSTVEARKPEACATCHNGVDHNEFEQYMFSKHGTQYQTRGDSWDWNARLADQNTKGGFTGPTCQGCHFEYKGQFTHNTVRKVRWGFLPFQNIVDNLDHPWFQERKDAWVSTCSQCHSPRFAETYLTMMDKGIKEGTKLVEETRKVVQKLYDDKLLVGQKTNRPALPAPEQDEPGGFFSLFFAQKNQTTLVDRTFAEMWEQHVARYMKGLEHVNPGGWTYSHGWSDLIKDQAIINEQDTILREKAQLEQRVQKLEGKAGANGKLSSLDNRKPQNLLVSLGADPLYAGGTLAFLGGGLLLGGLAGRRRAQRGDQGDGSGDAAQ; from the coding sequence ATGTGGTCACGTCTGCTCAGCTTCGTCGTACTGGCGTTCTGCCTGATGGCAGCACATCTTCCGGCCTCGGCAACGATCTGGGACTCCGTCCCGGACGAGCAGCTCAAGGCGCTTGAGCTCAGCCGCGACGCAACGCCCAAGGAACTCTTCGACAGCCTCTCCAAGCGCTACCGCGCGGAGCTGACCAAGGGCAAGCATGCCAAGCTCTGGGAACCCATCCCCATGGACATGTACCTCGCGCCGACGCTGTTCTACAAGGCGCCAGACCTGGACATGCAGGTCACGCGCGAGCAGTGCGCGAGCTGCCACAAGGACGTGACGCACGGCTGGGTCGCCTCGTGGGAGAAGAGCGTGCACGCCAACCTCGACCAGATCCGCGCGCTGCCCGCCGACGACGTGCGCGCCTACAAGAAGGACATCATCTCCGAGGTCGAATCCAACCTGCATTCCCAGGGCCTGCTGGCGCAAGGCGCCACGCTCAAGGACGTGGGCTGCGCCGACTGCCACATGGGCATAGGCGTGCAGGCCGGCAACCACAAGGACTTGCATCTGCCCGACCGCACGGTCTGCGGCAGCTGCCACCTGCGCCAGTTCGCCGAAGCCGAATCCGAACGCGACACCCTCACCTGGCCGCAGAAGCAGTGGGACAAGGGCCACCCCTCGCACACCGTGGACTACATGGCCAACGTCGAAACCGCCACCTGGGCGGCGCTGCAGCAGCGCGAGGTTGCCGCGAGCTGCACCATGTGCCACACCAACCAGACCAAGTGCGACAACTGCCACACCCGGCACGAGTTCTCCACCGTGGAGGCGCGCAAACCCGAAGCCTGTGCCACCTGCCACAACGGCGTGGACCACAACGAGTTCGAGCAGTACATGTTCTCCAAGCATGGCACGCAGTACCAGACGCGCGGCGACTCCTGGGACTGGAACGCGCGCCTTGCCGACCAGAACACCAAGGGCGGCTTCACCGGCCCCACCTGCCAGGGCTGCCACTTCGAGTACAAGGGGCAGTTCACGCACAACACCGTGCGCAAGGTGCGCTGGGGCTTTCTGCCGTTTCAGAACATCGTCGACAACCTGGACCACCCCTGGTTCCAGGAGCGCAAGGACGCCTGGGTCAGCACCTGCTCGCAGTGCCATTCGCCGCGCTTTGCCGAGACCTACCTGACCATGATGGACAAGGGCATCAAGGAAGGCACCAAACTCGTCGAGGAAACCCGCAAAGTGGTGCAAAAGCTCTACGACGACAAGCTGCTCGTGGGCCAGAAGACCAACCGCCCCGCCCTGCCCGCGCCGGAGCAGGACGAGCCCGGCGGCTTCTTCTCGCTGTTCTTCGCGCAGAAGAACCAGACCACGCTGGTGGACCGCACCTTCGCCGAGATGTGGGAGCAGCACGTGGCGCGCTACATGAAGGGTCTTGAGCACGTCAACCCGGGCGGCTGGACCTATTCGCACGGCTGGAGCGACCTGATCAAGGACCAGGCCATCATCAACGAGCAGGACACCATCCTGCGTGAGAAGGCGCAGCTCGAGCAGCGGGTGCAAAAGCTCGAAGGCAAGGCCGGCGCCAACGGCAAGCTCTCCTCGCTGGACAACCGCAAGCCGCAGAACCTGCTGGTCAGCCTTGGCGCAGACCCCTTGTATGCCGGTGGCACCCTGGCCTTCCTGGGCGGCGGGCTGCTGCTCGGTGGACTCGCCGGGCGCCGGCGCGCCCAGCGCGGCGACCAGGGCGACGGCTCGGGCGACGCCGCGCAATGA
- a CDS encoding PLP-dependent aminotransferase family protein yields MQLPIRLDGASGKNLQTRIAGQIRGLILDGRLAPGARMPASRELAADLKVSRNTVMGAYARLVAEGLIEAREPAGTFVSERPLPEGPSVLPLAPSHFAAPQPRRQGRHLALRVQSHQVLPPHASELPFDFWVGRPDARLFPLRLWQSLLVRMLRGNARHLCDYGDPQGLHALRVAIAAHVGATRGIATEPGRIVITNGIQEGLNLLACLLIQPGVQVAVENPCYRGAANVFLNHGAALLPVRVDREGIDPARLPEAAALVYTTPSHQYPLGATLSLPRRQALLDWARASGGIIVEDDYDSDFFYDGTPLPALKSLDRDDVVIYLGTFSKSLGAGLRIGYMVLPADLVEPSCHAKALLNNCQPWLEQAALAAFISEGGYAQHLRRMRQSYAARRNHLCAGLAHFLPQWWVDGREGGMHVVVHLPAHEGSAHEVQALAHAQGVGVYGIDKGNALMLDVAPEDPLQRVLLLGYAALDETEISEALLRMRRALAAAPALA; encoded by the coding sequence ATGCAGCTGCCCATACGGCTCGACGGCGCATCGGGCAAGAACCTGCAAACGCGTATTGCCGGCCAGATCCGCGGTCTGATTCTGGATGGCCGGCTGGCGCCGGGCGCGCGCATGCCGGCCAGCCGTGAACTGGCCGCCGACCTCAAGGTCTCGCGCAACACCGTGATGGGCGCGTATGCGCGCCTGGTGGCCGAGGGTCTGATCGAGGCGCGCGAGCCGGCCGGCACCTTCGTGAGCGAGCGCCCGCTGCCTGAAGGGCCGTCGGTTTTGCCTCTGGCGCCCAGCCACTTCGCCGCACCACAGCCGCGGCGCCAGGGACGCCATCTGGCGCTGCGCGTGCAGTCCCACCAGGTGCTGCCGCCGCACGCCAGCGAACTGCCGTTCGACTTCTGGGTGGGGCGCCCCGACGCACGGCTCTTTCCGCTGCGCCTGTGGCAGTCGTTGCTCGTGCGCATGCTGCGCGGCAACGCGCGCCATTTGTGCGACTACGGCGACCCGCAAGGCCTGCATGCCTTGCGCGTGGCGATCGCCGCGCATGTGGGCGCAACGCGCGGCATCGCTACCGAGCCGGGGCGCATCGTCATCACCAACGGCATCCAGGAGGGGCTGAATCTGCTGGCCTGTCTGCTGATTCAGCCCGGCGTGCAGGTGGCGGTAGAAAACCCCTGCTACCGCGGTGCGGCCAATGTCTTCCTCAACCACGGCGCGGCGCTGCTGCCGGTGCGCGTGGACCGCGAAGGCATAGACCCGGCGCGCCTGCCCGAGGCGGCGGCGCTCGTCTACACCACGCCATCGCACCAGTACCCGCTCGGGGCCACGCTGTCCTTGCCGCGGCGCCAGGCTCTGCTGGACTGGGCGCGGGCCAGTGGCGGAATCATCGTCGAGGACGACTACGACAGCGATTTTTTCTACGACGGCACGCCGCTGCCGGCGCTCAAGAGCCTGGACCGTGACGACGTGGTGATCTATCTGGGCACCTTCTCCAAGAGCCTGGGCGCAGGCCTGCGCATTGGCTACATGGTCTTGCCGGCCGATCTGGTCGAGCCCAGCTGCCACGCCAAGGCCTTGCTCAACAACTGCCAGCCCTGGCTGGAGCAGGCGGCGCTTGCGGCCTTCATCTCGGAAGGCGGCTATGCACAGCATCTGCGGCGCATGCGCCAGTCCTATGCGGCCCGGCGCAACCACTTGTGCGCGGGGCTTGCGCACTTTCTGCCGCAATGGTGGGTTGACGGGCGCGAAGGCGGCATGCATGTGGTGGTGCATCTGCCGGCCCACGAGGGCAGCGCGCACGAGGTTCAGGCGCTGGCGCACGCCCAGGGCGTGGGTGTCTACGGCATCGACAAGGGCAACGCGCTGATGCTTGACGTCGCGCCCGAGGACCCCTTGCAGCGCGTGCTATTGCTCGGCTACGCGGCGCTCGACGAGACCGAGATCAGCGAGGCGCTGCTGCGCATGCGCCGCGCGCTGGCAGCGGCGCCGGCGCTTGCGTAG